A genomic stretch from Amia ocellicauda isolate fAmiCal2 chromosome 23, fAmiCal2.hap1, whole genome shotgun sequence includes:
- the ston1 gene encoding stonin-1 encodes MDHPDWVTFEDDSAACRPPDATASAGVPKPNVLKLTLPAMHDLPGSSLLCGSPLTSPLLFSNGGPCVPSNTPLCTPVREPPGFFWSFSSSSGTPLPSPAQDGSRPGLQTPQPTGPQCLFSSVGPSPFPAFQDNSGHSNPFWSDGRRSGSSSSDSDSGVPRFSIRKDGPEPPGDPIQRSYTYLCQKLESLRAEEDEEPGGTAPVQRSQESGGPSFIPRGLFRSQSRDGWHLMLRIPEKKNRMSSRQWGPIYLRLRPGGVLQMFYERGLESPFKELQLHPYCRLSPPKLESCSELGKIHTVKIEHAAYAERRRYHPKAEVVHEVQELEQLLKFGTTDHADFSDLLATVEEELLRLPPHSQQRRHYEEQELQLHIQDSFWARLGTDGTLLERAALTQVYCLAFVNSPAECFLALNDLQLLRRDPSYGPEEGEAWMEIGDCFFHKSVNEDEFRRSRLVRFTPPDACRVELMRFKTLSVAAELPFSVKAVVTVQGAYVELQVFLSMSPAFAVCGPPDPGQVCDNVVLQVSVPGDWVKVSRTVALLRQKSLKARMNRNACLGSVGAADTEPVMQVTVGAVKYESAFGAIVWRVERLPTKNTAPDQPHCLSCKLELGSDQEIPDDWRPFVTVEFDVAEAAVSGTRVKSLGTESDIQPQKHIVSKAHYHCQVQIEKKWIQSYEGDSRRRADCLTQ; translated from the exons ATGGACCACCCCGACTGGGTGACGTTTGAGGACGACAGCGCTGCCTGCCGGCCGCCCGATGCCACCGCCAGCGCCGGCGTCCCCAAACCCAACGTGCTGAAGCTGACGCTGCCGGCCATGCACGACCTCCCCGGCAGCTCCCTGCTGTGCGGCAGCCCCCTCACCTCGCCCCTGCTGTTCTCCAACGGGGGCCCGTGTGTCCCCAGCAACACCCCGCTGTGCACGCCGGTCCGGGAGCCCCCCGGCTTCTTCTGGAGCTTCTCCTCGTCCTCTGGCACCCCCCTGCCCTCCCCGGCGCAGGATGGCAGCCGGCCAGGACTCCAGACCCCGCAGCCCACCGGTCCCCAGTGCCTGTTCTCCTCCGTCGGACCCAGTCCGTTCCCTGCCTTCCAGGACAACAGCGGCCACTCCAACCCCTTCTGGAGCGACGGCCGCAGGTCGGGCAGCTCCTCCTCTGACTCCGATTCCGGCGTGCCGCGCTTCTCCATCAGGAAGGATGGGCCCGAGCCGCCCGGAGACCCGATCCAGCGCTCCTACACCTACCTCTGCCAGAAGCTGGAGAGCCTGCGGGCCGAGGAGGACGAGGAGCCGGGCGGCACTGCCCCCGTGCAGCGGAGCCAGGAGAGCGGGGGGCCGTCCTTCATCCCCAGGGGGCTGTTCCGCAGCCAGAGTAGGGACGGCTGGCACCTGATGCTCCGGATCCCTGAGAAGAAGAACCGCATGTCGTCCCGCCAGTGGGGCCCCATCTACCTGCGTCTGCGGCCGGGCGGGGTGCTGCAGATGTTCTACGAGAGAGGCCTGGAGTCGCCCTTCAAAGAGCTGCAGCTGCACCCGTACTGCCGCCTGTCGCCGCCCAAGCTGGAGAGCTGCAGTGAGCTCGGCAAGATCCACACGGTGAAGATCGAGCATGCGGCGTACGCCGAGCGGAGGCGCTACCACCCCAAGGCGGAGGTGGTCCACGaggtgcaggagctggagcagcTGCTGAAGTTCGGCACCACGGACCACGCCGACTTCTCGGACCTGCTGGCCACGgtggaggaggagctgctgcGGCTGCCCCCCCACTCACAACAGAGGAGGCACTACGAGGAGCAGGAGCTGCAGCTGCACATCCAGGACAGCTTCTGGGCCCGGCTGGGCACGGACGGGACGCTGCTGGAGCGGGCCGCCCTGACCCAGGTCTACTGCCTGGCCTTCGTCAACAGCCCGGCCGAGTGCTTCCTCGCCCTGAACGACCTGCAGCTGCTCCGCCGGGACCCCAGCTACGGCCCGGAGGAGGGAGAGGCCTGGATGGAGATCGGCGACTGCTTCTTCCACAAGAGCGTCAACGAGGACGAGTTCCGGCGGTCGCGGCTCGTCCGGTTCACTCCGCCCGACGCCTGCAGAGTGGAGCTCATGCGCTTCAAGACTCTGTCCGTCGCGGCGGAGCTGCCCTTCTCGGTGAAGGCGGTGGTGACGGTGCAGGGGGCCTACGTCGAGCTGCAGGTCTTCCTCAGCATGTCACCCGCCTTCGCAGTCTGCGGCCCCCCGGACCCGGGGCAGGTGTGCGACAACGTCGTCCTGCAGGTGTCGGTTCCGGGAGACTGGGTCAAGGTGTCGCGCACCGTGGCTCTGCTCAGGCAGAAGTCCCTGAAGGCCCGGATGAACAGGAACGCGTGCCTGGGCTCCGTCGGCGCGGCGGACACCGAGCCGGTGATGCAGGTGACCGTGGGCGCCGTCAAGTACGAGAGCGCCTTCGGGGCCATCGTGTGGAGAGTGGAGCGGCTGCCGACCAAAAACACAG CCCCAGACCAGCCGCACTGCCTGTCCTGTAAGCTGGAGCTGGGCTCAGACCAGGAGATCCCGGACGACTGGCGCCCCTTCGTGACTGTGGAGTTCGACGTGGCCGAGGCGGCCGTCTCCGGGACCCGGGTGAAGTCTCTGGGAACCGAGAGCGATATTCAGCCCCAGAAGCACATCGTCTCCAAGGCACACTACCACTGCCAG GTGCAGATCGAGAAGAAGTGGATCCAGAGTTACGAGGGCGACTCGAGGAGACGGGCCGACTGTCTGACCCAGTGA